A DNA window from Hydrogenophaga taeniospiralis contains the following coding sequences:
- a CDS encoding sensor histidine kinase, with amino-acid sequence MTFRQQESPHRPFPRRSTAVWVTLLVWAVLLVLTPTTGHADTHINGHDNVLVLHSYGPDFVWTRSQQEGVDAVFSPLAAEYDLRIEYLDAVHNPGLLKGPLLLDLLRAKLSAQKFKVVLTSDNAAFDFARAHRAELFPGVPIVFMGLNGYNDAMLQGESGITGVAEDGDMFGTLQVMLQLAPRTRRIVFPGMADDLTYRGIRATVTKDLATLPTQVKAEFREYPDVDALLQDLKTLPPDSAIFTIGNMRTHDGQGISSQRAAELMSSTANVPLFTSWDFLVGHGAVGGSVISGVEQGRLAAEIAVQVMHGVSPEAIPVRRGAGKTLLFDHRQLVRFDIPASQLPSGAVVRFSPQSTLSISQETAWIAGVSFVLLLGVSVSLVIAVVQRHRSEEQVRALNQALEQRVAERTSALEQANKELESFAYSVSHDLRAPLRHIDGFLALLKESVEPALDDQSLHYMSTIADAARRMSTLIDDLLAFSRMGRQEMSKTSVDLNALVADVIRGLAPEAAGRNIDWRIADLPVVTGDLAMLRVVLFNLISNALKYSSKRPQARIEIGTLPSEEGETVVFVRDNGAGFDMRFKDKLFGVFQRLHRVDEFEGTGIGLANVARIIARHGGRVWAQGQIDQGATFYFSLRPSPRQET; translated from the coding sequence TGACTTTCAGGCAGCAGGAAAGCCCACACCGTCCGTTCCCGCGCCGCTCCACCGCCGTGTGGGTCACGCTGCTGGTGTGGGCGGTTCTGTTGGTGCTGACGCCGACCACCGGCCATGCCGACACCCACATCAACGGCCACGACAACGTCCTCGTGCTCCATTCCTACGGCCCGGACTTCGTCTGGACCCGTTCGCAGCAGGAAGGCGTCGATGCCGTCTTCAGCCCTCTGGCCGCCGAGTACGACCTGCGGATCGAGTACCTGGACGCGGTGCACAACCCGGGCCTGCTCAAGGGGCCGCTGCTGCTCGACCTGCTCCGAGCCAAGCTCTCGGCGCAGAAATTCAAAGTCGTGCTGACCTCGGACAACGCCGCGTTCGACTTCGCCCGCGCGCACCGCGCCGAGCTGTTCCCCGGGGTGCCCATCGTGTTCATGGGCCTGAACGGCTACAACGATGCGATGCTGCAGGGCGAGAGCGGCATCACCGGGGTGGCCGAAGACGGCGACATGTTCGGCACACTGCAGGTGATGCTGCAGCTCGCACCACGGACCCGACGCATCGTGTTCCCCGGAATGGCCGACGACCTCACCTACCGTGGCATCCGGGCCACCGTCACCAAGGACCTGGCGACACTCCCCACGCAGGTCAAGGCCGAGTTCCGCGAATACCCCGACGTGGACGCTCTCCTGCAGGACCTCAAGACCCTTCCACCCGACTCCGCCATCTTCACCATCGGCAACATGCGCACGCACGACGGCCAGGGCATCAGCAGCCAGCGCGCCGCCGAACTGATGTCATCGACGGCCAACGTTCCGCTGTTCACGAGCTGGGACTTCCTGGTCGGCCACGGTGCCGTGGGGGGCAGCGTCATCAGCGGCGTCGAGCAGGGGCGCCTGGCAGCCGAGATCGCGGTGCAGGTGATGCACGGCGTGAGCCCGGAGGCCATCCCGGTGCGTCGCGGGGCGGGCAAGACCCTGCTCTTTGACCACCGGCAGTTGGTGCGCTTCGACATCCCGGCGTCTCAGTTGCCTTCAGGCGCCGTGGTCCGTTTTTCGCCGCAGAGCACGCTCAGCATCTCGCAAGAGACGGCCTGGATCGCCGGGGTGTCGTTCGTGCTGCTGCTCGGCGTGAGCGTGTCGCTGGTCATCGCGGTGGTGCAGCGGCATCGCTCCGAGGAGCAGGTGCGCGCGCTCAACCAGGCGCTCGAACAGCGCGTGGCCGAGCGCACCAGCGCGCTGGAACAGGCGAACAAGGAACTGGAATCTTTTGCCTATTCCGTCTCGCACGATCTGCGCGCCCCGCTGCGCCACATCGACGGTTTTCTGGCACTGCTCAAGGAAAGCGTCGAGCCGGCGCTCGACGACCAGAGCCTGCACTACATGAGCACCATCGCCGACGCGGCCCGGCGCATGAGCACGCTGATCGACGACCTGCTGGCCTTCTCGCGCATGGGGCGCCAGGAGATGAGCAAGACCTCGGTGGACCTGAACGCCCTGGTGGCCGACGTGATCCGGGGGCTGGCGCCGGAGGCCGCAGGTCGGAACATCGACTGGCGCATCGCCGATCTGCCGGTGGTCACCGGCGATCTCGCCATGCTGCGCGTGGTGCTGTTCAACCTGATCTCGAACGCCCTGAAGTACAGCAGCAAGCGCCCGCAGGCCCGGATCGAGATCGGCACGCTGCCCAGTGAAGAAGGCGAGACCGTGGTGTTCGTGCGGGACAACGGCGCCGGATTCGACATGCGATTCAAGGACAAGCTCTTCGGCGTCTTCCAGCGGCTGCACCGCGTGGACGAATTCGAGGGCACCGGCATCGGGCTGGCCAATGTCGCCCGGATCATCGCGCGCCACGGCGGCAGGGTCTGGGCACAGGGCCAGATCGACCAGGGTGCGACCTTCTATTTCTCGCTTCGCCCATCCCCCCGTCAGGAGACATGA
- a CDS encoding ABC transporter substrate-binding protein encodes MPRHTVVGLKALRAWALALLTTCGAAGIATPQEPPAAKKQTVTVWFHAGVGNTLMKVMEANIQDFQKSQDRYQIEMTLVPEGTYTDRILAAGKTGDLPCLLFFDGPLVANLAWLGYLQPIDRFVSKQLKADFLSSVIAQGTYQEKLYTLGIYDSGLAMYANRKYLRAAGVRIPTVAQPWNLAEFETALEKLAAVPGVAYPLDMKINYGRGEFFTYGFSPILQSFGGDLIDRQSYRSAKGVLDGPQSVAAMKRFQSWFQKGWANPKPAGDTDFPSGKAALSWVGHWLYNKYAEALGQDLVVIPMPDFGHGPKTGLGTWNFGIPSSCQDPRGSWAFLESLLQPDNVARWTDIHGGVPARKSALAQSKLYRPAGPLHLYVQQIEKGWAVPRPPTPAYGAITKAFAEAVDHIIQGADVQTELSQAATKIDQDIQAHNGYPAR; translated from the coding sequence ATGCCCAGACACACCGTGGTGGGACTTAAAGCGCTGCGCGCCTGGGCGCTGGCCCTGCTGACGACCTGTGGGGCGGCGGGCATCGCCACGCCCCAGGAGCCGCCCGCCGCGAAGAAGCAGACCGTGACGGTGTGGTTCCACGCCGGCGTGGGCAACACCCTGATGAAGGTCATGGAGGCCAACATCCAGGATTTCCAGAAGAGCCAGGACAGGTACCAGATCGAGATGACGTTGGTGCCCGAGGGCACCTACACCGACCGGATCCTGGCCGCCGGGAAGACGGGCGATCTGCCTTGCCTGCTGTTCTTTGACGGCCCGCTGGTCGCCAACCTGGCCTGGCTCGGTTACCTGCAACCCATCGACCGCTTCGTGTCGAAACAGCTGAAGGCCGACTTTTTGTCCTCGGTCATTGCGCAGGGAACCTACCAGGAAAAACTCTACACGCTGGGCATTTACGACTCGGGCCTGGCGATGTACGCCAACCGCAAATACCTGCGGGCCGCGGGCGTGCGCATCCCCACGGTGGCACAGCCATGGAACCTGGCCGAGTTCGAGACCGCGCTGGAGAAGCTGGCCGCCGTGCCGGGCGTGGCGTACCCGCTGGACATGAAGATCAACTACGGGCGGGGCGAATTCTTCACCTACGGTTTTTCGCCCATCCTGCAGTCCTTTGGCGGCGACCTGATCGATCGCCAGAGCTACCGGTCCGCCAAAGGGGTGCTGGACGGCCCTCAGTCCGTCGCGGCGATGAAGCGCTTCCAGAGCTGGTTTCAAAAGGGCTGGGCCAACCCCAAACCGGCGGGCGATACCGACTTCCCCTCCGGCAAGGCCGCGCTCTCCTGGGTTGGCCACTGGCTCTACAACAAATACGCCGAAGCGCTGGGCCAGGACCTGGTCGTCATCCCCATGCCCGACTTCGGCCACGGCCCCAAGACCGGGCTGGGCACCTGGAACTTCGGCATCCCCAGCTCCTGCCAGGACCCCAGAGGCAGCTGGGCCTTTCTGGAATCCCTCCTGCAGCCGGACAATGTCGCGCGCTGGACCGACATCCATGGCGGTGTGCCGGCTCGAAAATCGGCCCTGGCCCAGTCAAAGCTCTACCGGCCCGCCGGCCCCTTGCACCTCTATGTGCAGCAGATCGAAAAGGGCTGGGCGGTCCCCCGCCCGCCCACACCGGCCTACGGCGCCATCACGAAGGCCTTCGCCGAAGCGGTGGACCACATCATCCAAGGCGCGGACGTGCAGACCGAACTGAGCCAGGCCGCCACGAAGATTGACCAGGACATTCAAGCGCACAATGGTTACCCCGCCCGGTAG